The Lycium barbarum isolate Lr01 chromosome 12, ASM1917538v2, whole genome shotgun sequence genome includes a region encoding these proteins:
- the LOC132621815 gene encoding probable arabinosyltransferase ARAD1 isoform X2 has product MIFVILETKLHIPHGEQSMNPRPKLRSPPPPPPSITKSLTPNNKMPRKLTLKPTLTLATTLFTILALYAFFNTFIFSTNPPPNNVTTISLSTRTSNTQNTPGAKSVKIYMYGLPRKFTYGVIESYALARGGVKQSDDSLLKYPGNQHSAEWYLFSDLTGSGRDRVGSAVIRVMDPEEADLFYVPFFSSLSLVANPIRSNSVVANGDRPVYSDEEMQESLIEWLEQQQYWKRNNGWDHVFICQDPNALYKVVDRVKNGVLLVSDFGRLSRNQASLVKDIILPYSHRINTYTGDIGVENRNSLLFFMGNRYRKEGGKIRDLLFQLLEKEDDVIIKHGAQSRESRREARKGMHTSKFCLHPAGDTPSACRLFDAIVSLCVPVIISDYIELPFEDVIDYRKIAVFVDTNTAVKPGFLVKKLRKVSMKRILEFQRELKKV; this is encoded by the exons ATGATATTTGTCATTCTTGAAACAAAATTACACATTCCCCATGGTGAACAATCAATGAATCCAAGACCCAAACTCAGATCACCTCCACCTCCACCTCCTTCCATCACCAAATCCTTAACCCCAAACAACAAAATGCCCCGAAAACTAACTCTCAAACCAACTCTCACACTTGCCACTACTCTATTCACCATCTTAGCTTTATACGCTTTCTTCAACACCTTCATCTTCTCAACAAACCCACCACCAAACAATGTAACCACCATCAGCTTAAGCACCAGAACCTCAAACACCCAAAATACCCCTGGTGCAAAATCCGTGAAAATCTACATGTATGGTTTGCCAAGAAAGTTTACTTATGGGGTTATTGAGAGCTATGCATTAGCAAGGGGTGGGGTAAAACAAAGTGATGATTCTTTGCTTAAGTATCCTGGAAATCAGCATTCTGCTGAGTGGTATTTGTTTTCTGACCTGACCGGGTCGGGTCGTGATCGGGTCGGGTCGGCTGTGATACGGGTTATGGACCCGGAGGAAGCTGATCTGTTCTATGTTCCTTTTTTTTCGTCGTTGAGTCTTGTGGCGAATCCAATTAGATCGAATAGTGTTGTTGCAAATGGGGATAGGCCTGTGTATAGTGATGAGGAAATGCAG GAGTCTTTAATTGAATGGTTGGAGCAGCAGCAGTATTGGAAAAGGAACAATGGCTGGGATCACGTGTTTATATGCCAGGATCCTAATGCTTTATACAAGGTTGTGGATAGGGTGAAGAACGGGGTGCTGTTAGTTTCTGATTTTGGAAGGCTGAGTCGTAATCAGGCATCTCTCGTTAAGGATATCATCTTGCCCTACTCACATCGGATTAATACATACACTGGGGATATTGGCGTTGAAAATCGGAATTCCTTGCTCTTCTTCATGGGCAATCGATACAGAAAGGAG GGGGGGAAGATTCGTGATTTGCTTTTTCAATTACTTGAGAAAGAAGATGATGTCATTATAAAACATGGTGCACAATCTAGGGAGAGCCGTCGTGAGGCAAGAAAAGGGATGCACACTTCAAAATTTTGTCTGCATCCAGCTGGTGATACTCCATCAGCTTGCCGCCTTTTTGATGCTATTGTGAGCTTGTGTGTCCCTGTAATCATCAGTGATTACATTGAATTGCCTTTTGAGGATGTTATAGACTACAGGAAAATTGCAGTTTTTGTAGACACTAACACAGCTGTGAAGCCGGGGTTCTTGGTTAAAAAGCTCAGGAAAGTAAGCATGAAGAGGATTTTGGAATTCCAACGGGAGCTGAAAAAG GTTTAA
- the LOC132623120 gene encoding uncharacterized protein LOC132623120, which yields MDSHLKNSLEENEFVSLRDHPFPCRFRYILEENTQQSSIIATKNHQSNHSTIEEIQRVGIHERKHFSHRHDLLTYSLRASDCVHCYFCETTISGMAYGCKRCRYFLHESCFEFPQVIEHLAHPGHELNLKYTPSVGTEFNCKACHVGDNPALLFNFHYSCDHCDFALHMGCASVPCKVLHKDLALSVFYANPLRNEAGPLLCDICNHSIDKSNSWMFYDHGHNLITHFGCVADSVYGKGKSDKDYIIGVKSKLTNLDGDDTSIVDYQKNDHEGTKHKRFFHRHVLQQLDRSMDSSVKNKKCGICGTDLSTDKKKGCLTCDFIIHERCSCLPEKIQHPFHPHPLTLVPKKDGVEIQCVGCRQSSGVHTNYTVLYQCKICEFQLHPSCAACPRRLKKLDLTLCYSFPYKNEVSKLICNYCSKVINKDQWLYYGRNNDEKRHITCQLAVGVSNCYVTLRDLEVE from the coding sequence ATGGACTCCCATCTAAAAAATTCTTTAGAAGAAAACGAATTTGTTTCTCTCAGAGATCATCCATTCCCTTGTCGATTTCGTTACATATTAGAAGAAAACACTCAACAATCATCAATTATTGCTACCAAAAATCATCAATCGAACCATAGTACTATTGAAGAGATACAACGAGTTGGAATCCATGAACGAAAACATTTCAGTCATCGACACGACTTGTTGACGTACTCGTTACGTGCATCAGATTGCGTGCACTGTTATTTTTGCGAGACAACTATTTCAGGCATGGCATACGGGTGCAAACGTTGCAGGTACTTTCTTCATGAGTCATGTTTTGAGTTCCCACAAGTCATTGAACATTTAGCTCACCCTGGACATGAACTAAATCTCAAGTATACTCCCTCAGTTGGTACTGAATTTAATTGCAAGGCATGTCACGTTGGTGACAATCCTGCTTTGTTATTCAACTTTCACTATTCTTGTGATCATTGTGATTTTGCACTTCACATGGGGTGCGCGTCTGTGCCTTGTAAAGTTCTTCACAAGGATTTGGCTTTGTCTGTTTTCTACGCGAACCCTTTGAGGAATGAAGCCGGACCACTCCTTTGTGACATTTGCAACCACTCGATTGATAAATCGAATTCTTGGATGTTTTATGACCACGGTCATAATTTAATAACTCATTTTGGGTGTGTTGCTGATTCTGTATATGGAAAAGGGAAAAGTGATAAGGATTATATTATTGGTGTGAAAAGTAAATTGACAAATCTTGATGGGGATGATACTTCTATAGTTGACTACCAAAAGAATGATCATGAAGGAACAAAACATAAGCGATTCTTTCATAGACATGTTTTGCAACAATTGGATCGGTCGATGGACAGTAGTGTCAAGAATAAAAAATGTGGAATTTGTGGAACAGATCTTAGTACAGACAAGAAAAAAGGGTGTTTGACTTGTGATTTTATAATTCACGAGAGGTGTTCTTGTTTGCCTGAGAAAATTCAACACCCGTTTCATCCACATCCACTCACACTCGTTCCAAAAAAAGATGGAGTTGAAATTCAATGCGTTGGATGTCGTCAATCTAGTGGTGTTCATACGAATTACACTGTTCTTTATCAATGCAAGATTTGTGAATTTCAACTTCATCCATCATGTGCTGCTTGTCCAAGGAGACTAAAAAAGCTTGATTTAACTTTGtgttactcatttccttataagaATGAGGTCTCAAAGCTCATTTGCAACTATTGTTCGAAAGTTATCAACAAGGACCAGTGGCTGTACTATGGAAGAAATAATGACGAGAAGAGGCACATTACTTGTCAATTGGCTGTCGGTGTTTCGAATTGTTATGTCACTTTACGTGACTTAGAGGTAGAATAA
- the LOC132621815 gene encoding probable arabinosyltransferase ARAD1 isoform X1 has product MIFVILETKLHIPHGEQSMNPRPKLRSPPPPPPSITKSLTPNNKMPRKLTLKPTLTLATTLFTILALYAFFNTFIFSTNPPPNNVTTISLSTRTSNTQNTPGAKSVKIYMYGLPRKFTYGVIESYALARGGVKQSDDSLLKYPGNQHSAEWYLFSDLTGSGRDRVGSAVIRVMDPEEADLFYVPFFSSLSLVANPIRSNSVVANGDRPVYSDEEMQESLIEWLEQQQYWKRNNGWDHVFICQDPNALYKVVDRVKNGVLLVSDFGRLSRNQASLVKDIILPYSHRINTYTGDIGVENRNSLLFFMGNRYRKEGGKIRDLLFQLLEKEDDVIIKHGAQSRESRREARKGMHTSKFCLHPAGDTPSACRLFDAIVSLCVPVIISDYIELPFEDVIDYRKIAVFVDTNTAVKPGFLVKKLRKVSMKRILEFQRELKKVKHYFEYEDPNGTVKEIWRQVSLKLPLVKLMINRDKRLVKRELTEPDCSCLCSNQTGILTTL; this is encoded by the exons ATGATATTTGTCATTCTTGAAACAAAATTACACATTCCCCATGGTGAACAATCAATGAATCCAAGACCCAAACTCAGATCACCTCCACCTCCACCTCCTTCCATCACCAAATCCTTAACCCCAAACAACAAAATGCCCCGAAAACTAACTCTCAAACCAACTCTCACACTTGCCACTACTCTATTCACCATCTTAGCTTTATACGCTTTCTTCAACACCTTCATCTTCTCAACAAACCCACCACCAAACAATGTAACCACCATCAGCTTAAGCACCAGAACCTCAAACACCCAAAATACCCCTGGTGCAAAATCCGTGAAAATCTACATGTATGGTTTGCCAAGAAAGTTTACTTATGGGGTTATTGAGAGCTATGCATTAGCAAGGGGTGGGGTAAAACAAAGTGATGATTCTTTGCTTAAGTATCCTGGAAATCAGCATTCTGCTGAGTGGTATTTGTTTTCTGACCTGACCGGGTCGGGTCGTGATCGGGTCGGGTCGGCTGTGATACGGGTTATGGACCCGGAGGAAGCTGATCTGTTCTATGTTCCTTTTTTTTCGTCGTTGAGTCTTGTGGCGAATCCAATTAGATCGAATAGTGTTGTTGCAAATGGGGATAGGCCTGTGTATAGTGATGAGGAAATGCAG GAGTCTTTAATTGAATGGTTGGAGCAGCAGCAGTATTGGAAAAGGAACAATGGCTGGGATCACGTGTTTATATGCCAGGATCCTAATGCTTTATACAAGGTTGTGGATAGGGTGAAGAACGGGGTGCTGTTAGTTTCTGATTTTGGAAGGCTGAGTCGTAATCAGGCATCTCTCGTTAAGGATATCATCTTGCCCTACTCACATCGGATTAATACATACACTGGGGATATTGGCGTTGAAAATCGGAATTCCTTGCTCTTCTTCATGGGCAATCGATACAGAAAGGAG GGGGGGAAGATTCGTGATTTGCTTTTTCAATTACTTGAGAAAGAAGATGATGTCATTATAAAACATGGTGCACAATCTAGGGAGAGCCGTCGTGAGGCAAGAAAAGGGATGCACACTTCAAAATTTTGTCTGCATCCAGCTGGTGATACTCCATCAGCTTGCCGCCTTTTTGATGCTATTGTGAGCTTGTGTGTCCCTGTAATCATCAGTGATTACATTGAATTGCCTTTTGAGGATGTTATAGACTACAGGAAAATTGCAGTTTTTGTAGACACTAACACAGCTGTGAAGCCGGGGTTCTTGGTTAAAAAGCTCAGGAAAGTAAGCATGAAGAGGATTTTGGAATTCCAACGGGAGCTGAAAAAG GTGAAGCATTACTTTGAATATGAGGACCCAAATGGTACAGTTAAAGAAATCTGGCGACAGGTCTCTTTGAAGTTACCGCTTGTTAAGTTAATGATCAATCGTGATAAACGTCTGGTGAAAAGGGAGCTCACTGAACCAGATTGCTCTTGTCTCTGTTCGAACCAGACTGGGATCTTGACGACATTATGA